The nucleotide sequence TGCACGATCATCTCGGGAGTCTGGTGGAGGCCCGTGTAGATCACCTCGAAGCCAGCGTCGCGCATGGCGCTCGCGACGACCTTGGCCCCGCGGTCGTGGCCGTCCAGGCCCGCTTTCCCGACCAGCACGCGGATCTTTCGCATGGACTGCTTCGTCTCCACTCTAGAAGACCGCCGGCTCTCGGTAGACGCCGTACGCCTCGCGGAAGACGTCGCTGATCTCGCCGAGCGTGGCGTAGGCCCGGACCGCGTCCAGCACGTACGGCACGAGGTTCTTGCTGCTCATGCAGGCGTCGC is from Candidatus Dormiibacterota bacterium and encodes:
- a CDS encoding methylmalonyl-CoA mutase family protein, producing EEVAIPVLKIDPEIERRQIERIQAVRARRDPAAHARAMEALRDACMSSKNLVPYVLDAVRAYATLGEISDVFREAYGVYREPAVF